The Syntrophaceae bacterium genomic interval GAACGTGCAGTCCCTTTTCACCCGGACGGTTCCCCTGGGAGCCCGGTTCGGCGTCGTCATGGTGGTGGAGGAGGGCCTGCCTTTCGAAGTGGCGACCTATCGCACCGAGGAAGGATACCTGGACGGCAGGAGGCCTTCCCGGGTCCGGTTCGCCGATGCCCGTGAGGACGTGCTGCGGCGCGATTTCACCGTGAACGGCCTTCTCATGGAGCCGGAAACGGGCTGCATAGCGGATCACATCGGAGGCCTGGCGGACCTTCGCGATCGGCTGATCCGGACCATCGGAGCCCCGGCGGACCGCTTCGCCGAAGATCACCTCAGGATGCTGCGGGCGGTTCGTTTTGCCGCCGTACTCGATTTTTCCATCGATCCCGAGACATTCAATGCCGTCCGCGCGGGAGCCGGATCCATCGTCCGCATCAGCGGCGAGCGGGTTCGGGAGGAGCTGACGAAGATCCTGGTCAGCCGCGGCGCCCGCCGGGGGATGGAGCTGCTGGCGGAGTTGGGGCTTCTCGCACGGCTGCTGCCGGAGGTGGATGCCCTGGCCGGTGTGTCCCAGCCGCCGCGTTTCCATCCGGAAGGAGACGTCTGGACCCATGTCCTCAAGATGCTGGAACTGCTCCCGCGCGCGGAGAACGGCCGGGGCGACGGCCGGCTTGCCTGGGCCGCGCTGCTGCATGACATCGGGAAGGCGGTCACGCGGACGGAGGACGAGCGGGGTATCCATTTTTACGGCCATGTCCGCGAGGGAATGAGGCTGGCGGAAGGCATCCTGCGGCGGCTCCGGTTTTCCAATCAGGACGCCGATGCGGTCCTGGAGCTGATCCGGTATCACATGCATT includes:
- a CDS encoding HD domain-containing protein; its protein translation is MNEEPREEKDRLRTVALAIAKRLKEAGFETFFVGGCVRDLLLGTEPEDIDIVTSATPENVQSLFTRTVPLGARFGVVMVVEEGLPFEVATYRTEEGYLDGRRPSRVRFADAREDVLRRDFTVNGLLMEPETGCIADHIGGLADLRDRLIRTIGAPADRFAEDHLRMLRAVRFAAVLDFSIDPETFNAVRAGAGSIVRISGERVREELTKILVSRGARRGMELLAELGLLARLLPEVDALAGVSQPPRFHPEGDVWTHVLKMLELLPRAENGRGDGRLAWAALLHDIGKAVTRTEDERGIHFYGHVREGMRLAEGILRRLRFSNQDADAVLELIRYHMHFMSVGEMRPGTLKRLLRRPDFPLHLELHRLDCLGSHGMLDTFDFCRGKLAELSREDLHPPRLIDGRDLIGLGFAPGPLFREILTAVEDAQLAGEIGHADEARRFVLERFGDRLSDR